The Erigeron canadensis isolate Cc75 chromosome 4, C_canadensis_v1, whole genome shotgun sequence genome window below encodes:
- the LOC122596317 gene encoding serine/threonine-protein kinase PBS1 isoform X2, whose product MRVEPLRQGLQPLMLDWINCSTKEGRIESEEKGNSKTEAVIVEKGVVQVFTFKQLHSATGGFGKSNVIGQGGFGLVYRGVLPGGRKIAVKLMDQPGRQGEEEFQVEVEMLSRLRSPYLLALIGYCSETHHRVLVYDFMANGGLQEHLYPIRGSNAVPSDLEWEMRLRIALEAAKGLEYLHEHVTPPVIHRDFKSSNILLDKGFHAKVSDFGLAKLGSYRAGGHVSTRVLGTQGYVAPEYALTGHLTTKSDVYSYGVVLLELLTGRVPVDSKRSPGEAVLVSWALPHLTDRERVVDIMDPALEGQYTMKEIVQVAAIAAMCVQSEADYRPLMADVVQSLVPLVKPQRRSSKVSSCSSFSATQSPRI is encoded by the exons ATGAGGGTCGAACCCCTGAGGCAAGGACTCCAACCACTGATGTTGGATTGGATCAACtgttctaccaaag AAGGGAGAATTGAATCTGAAGAAAAAGGCAACTCAAAAACTGAAGCTGTTATTGTTGAAAAAGGAGTTGTTCAAGTGTTCACCTTCAAGCAGCTACATTCTGCAACTGGTGGGTTTGGTAAATCTAATGTAATTGGACAGGGTGGTTTTGGATTGGTATATCGAGGTGTGCTTCCAGGCGGGAGAAAGATTGCTGTGAAACTCATGGACCAACCTGGAAGGCAAGGAGAAGAGGAATTCCAAGTTGAG GTGGAAATGCTGAGTAGGTTGCGTTCACCATATTTACTTGCTTTGATTGGTTACTGTTCTGAGACTCACCACAGGGTGTTGGTGTATGATTTTATGGCTAATGGTGGCCTTCAAGAACATTTGTATCCAATCAGAG GCTCGAACGCGGTTCCTTCAGATTTGGAGTGGGAAATGCGGTTGAGAATAGCTCTAGAAGCAGCAAAAGGTTTGGAGTATCTCCATGAACACGTTACCCCTCCAGTGATTCACAGAGATTTCAAAAGCAGCAACATCCTTCTGGACAAAGGTTTCCATGCCAAGGTTTCTGATTTTGGGTTGGCCAAGCTTGGATCATACAGAGCTGGTGGCCATGTTTCCACTCGAGTTCTTGGCACTCAAGGATATGTTGCACCCGA GTATGCTCTCACTGGGCATCTGACTACAAAATCCGACGTGTATAGCTATGGGGTTGTCCTTCTTGAGTTGCTAACTGGTAGAGTTCCGGTTGATTCAAAGAGATCTCCTGGAGAAGCTGTTCTTGTATCTTGG GCTCTGCCCCATCTGACAGATCGAGAGAGAGTCGTGGATATTATGGATCCAGCTCTCGAAGGTCAATATACAATGAAGGAAATTGTTCAGGTGGCAGCAATAGCAGCAATGTGTGTTCAGTCAGAGGCAGATTATAGGCCATTAATGGCAGATGTTGTTCAATCTCTAGTCCCTCTGGTGAAGCCTCAAAGGCGATCTTCCAAGGTAAGCAGCTGTTCTAGCTTCAGTGCTACCCAGTCTCCTAGGATTTAA
- the LOC122596317 gene encoding serine/threonine-protein kinase PBS1 isoform X1 codes for MMDNYKNKEERTSLLIIMAFACFAVALLLLAFSYYCYLRNKLLSSFNSKEGRIESEEKGNSKTEAVIVEKGVVQVFTFKQLHSATGGFGKSNVIGQGGFGLVYRGVLPGGRKIAVKLMDQPGRQGEEEFQVEVEMLSRLRSPYLLALIGYCSETHHRVLVYDFMANGGLQEHLYPIRGSNAVPSDLEWEMRLRIALEAAKGLEYLHEHVTPPVIHRDFKSSNILLDKGFHAKVSDFGLAKLGSYRAGGHVSTRVLGTQGYVAPEYALTGHLTTKSDVYSYGVVLLELLTGRVPVDSKRSPGEAVLVSWALPHLTDRERVVDIMDPALEGQYTMKEIVQVAAIAAMCVQSEADYRPLMADVVQSLVPLVKPQRRSSKVSSCSSFSATQSPRI; via the exons ATGATGGACAACTACAAGAACAAGGAGGAGAGAACATCACTTTTAATAATAATGGCATTTGCTTGTTTTGCTGTTGCTTTATTGCTCCTTGCCTTCAGTTACTACTGCTATTTACGCAACAAACTACTTTCCAGTTTCAATTCCAAAG AAGGGAGAATTGAATCTGAAGAAAAAGGCAACTCAAAAACTGAAGCTGTTATTGTTGAAAAAGGAGTTGTTCAAGTGTTCACCTTCAAGCAGCTACATTCTGCAACTGGTGGGTTTGGTAAATCTAATGTAATTGGACAGGGTGGTTTTGGATTGGTATATCGAGGTGTGCTTCCAGGCGGGAGAAAGATTGCTGTGAAACTCATGGACCAACCTGGAAGGCAAGGAGAAGAGGAATTCCAAGTTGAG GTGGAAATGCTGAGTAGGTTGCGTTCACCATATTTACTTGCTTTGATTGGTTACTGTTCTGAGACTCACCACAGGGTGTTGGTGTATGATTTTATGGCTAATGGTGGCCTTCAAGAACATTTGTATCCAATCAGAG GCTCGAACGCGGTTCCTTCAGATTTGGAGTGGGAAATGCGGTTGAGAATAGCTCTAGAAGCAGCAAAAGGTTTGGAGTATCTCCATGAACACGTTACCCCTCCAGTGATTCACAGAGATTTCAAAAGCAGCAACATCCTTCTGGACAAAGGTTTCCATGCCAAGGTTTCTGATTTTGGGTTGGCCAAGCTTGGATCATACAGAGCTGGTGGCCATGTTTCCACTCGAGTTCTTGGCACTCAAGGATATGTTGCACCCGA GTATGCTCTCACTGGGCATCTGACTACAAAATCCGACGTGTATAGCTATGGGGTTGTCCTTCTTGAGTTGCTAACTGGTAGAGTTCCGGTTGATTCAAAGAGATCTCCTGGAGAAGCTGTTCTTGTATCTTGG GCTCTGCCCCATCTGACAGATCGAGAGAGAGTCGTGGATATTATGGATCCAGCTCTCGAAGGTCAATATACAATGAAGGAAATTGTTCAGGTGGCAGCAATAGCAGCAATGTGTGTTCAGTCAGAGGCAGATTATAGGCCATTAATGGCAGATGTTGTTCAATCTCTAGTCCCTCTGGTGAAGCCTCAAAGGCGATCTTCCAAGGTAAGCAGCTGTTCTAGCTTCAGTGCTACCCAGTCTCCTAGGATTTAA
- the LOC122596318 gene encoding WAT1-related protein At1g21890-like, with protein sequence MGVLTAALNSAKPYVAMVALQFGYAGMYILSMIGMKRGLSHWIFVVYRHATATLVIAPFALAFERKIRPKMTRSVFLKVLLLGLLEPVIDQNLYFLGMSITSATYASAIVNVLPALTFVMALVFRLEKVNLKVIHSQAKILGTVITVTGAMVMTLYKGPIVDILWYSHHGASTTHTAAAHTASGQHWLAGTIMILICTCCWAGYFILQSMTVKEYPAELSLASLICIAGTVEGGIIAMIMERDPKAWALGFDSRLLASVYSGVVCSGIAYYVQGVVNRMRGPVFVTAFSPLCMIITAVLGAIVLSEQVHLGSLLGAVIIVMGLYSVVWGKSKDYLLTSDKGATQELPIVNKQANTLDAPTKVTIQDTILPQVL encoded by the exons ATGGGTGTGCTAACAGCAGCCTTAAACTCGGCAAAACCATACGTAGCCATGGTGGCTCTTCAGTTTGGTTATGCTGGAATGTACATCTTATCCATGATCGGCATGAAACGTGGACTTAGTCACTGGATTTTTGTTGTCTATCGTCATGCCACCGCTACTCTTGTCATTGCTCCTTTTGCGCTAGCTTTTGAGAG GAAAATAAGGCCAAAGATGACGCGTTCGGTGTTCCTTAAAGTTCTTCTTCTTGGTTTGCTAGa ACCAGTGATAGACCAAAACTTGTACTTCTTGGGGATGTCCATCACGTCTGCAACGTATGCATCTGCAATCGTCAACGTCCTTCCTGCTCTCACCTTTGTAATGGCACTAGTTTTCAG GCTGGAAAAGGTGAATCTAAAAGTTATACATAGCCAAGCCAAAATACTTGGAACGGTGATTACGGTAACAGGAGCAATGGTGATGACTTTGTATAAAGGCCCGATAGTTGATATACTATGGTACTCTCATCACGGAGCTTCAACCACGCACACGGCTGCTGCTCATACTGCTTCCGGACAACATTGGCTTGCCGGAACTATTATGATTCTAATTTGTACATGCTGTTGGGCCGGCTACTTCATTCTTCAG TCAATGACGGTAAAAGAGTATCCGGCGGAGTTAAGTCTGGCATCACTGATATGCATAGCGGGTACAGTGGAAGGTGGGATTATAGCAATGATCATGGAGCGTGATCCAAAAGCATGGGCGCTTGGCTTTGATTCTAGGCTTCTTGCTTCTGTTTACTCT GGGGTAGTCTGCTCTGGGATTGCATACTATGTTCAAGGTGTCGTAAATAGGATGCGTGGCCCAGTTTTCGTTACTGCATTCAGCCCACTATGCATGATCATAACCGCTGTTCTTGGTGCCATTGTGTTGTCAGAGCAAGTCCACCTTGGAAG TTTGCTAGGAGCTGTCATCATAGTGATGGGTCTTTACTCCGTGGTATGGGGTAAAAGCAAAGATTATCTATTAACATCTGATAAAGGAGCAACTCAAGAATTGCCTATTGTCAACAAGCAAGCCAACACATTAGATGCACCTACGAAGGTCACAATACAGGATACAATTCTTCCGCAAGTCCTGTAA